One segment of Desulfosudis oleivorans Hxd3 DNA contains the following:
- a CDS encoding ParA family protein: protein MSQTICIANQKGGVGKTTTSVNLAAALASLARKVLLVDCDPQANATTGVGVDKAGLEKTLYHVLIGDTPAARAVIQTPVKNLSILPSRVELSGFEVEMVDEPGKEKLLAAVLAPVRNDYDYVILDCPPSLTLLTINAMAAADSILIPLQSEFYALEGLGQLLQTVRRIKQSLNPPLKIAGILLTMFDQRTNLSNQVTEDAENHFADLVFKTRIPRNVRLGEAPSFGLPILLYDPASAGSKSYMALARELIKRDQG, encoded by the coding sequence ATGTCTCAAACCATATGCATAGCCAACCAGAAGGGCGGGGTGGGCAAAACCACCACATCGGTCAATCTTGCCGCGGCCCTGGCGTCGCTTGCCAGAAAGGTGCTGCTGGTGGACTGCGACCCCCAGGCCAATGCCACCACCGGTGTGGGCGTGGACAAGGCCGGGCTGGAAAAGACCCTTTACCACGTTCTGATCGGCGATACCCCGGCGGCCCGTGCCGTGATTCAGACCCCGGTGAAAAACCTTTCGATTCTGCCCTCCCGGGTGGAGCTTTCCGGGTTCGAGGTGGAGATGGTGGACGAGCCGGGCAAGGAGAAGCTGCTGGCAGCGGTTCTGGCGCCGGTCCGAAACGATTATGACTATGTGATTCTGGACTGCCCGCCTTCCCTGACCCTGCTGACCATCAACGCCATGGCCGCCGCTGATTCGATCCTGATCCCCCTGCAAAGCGAGTTCTATGCCCTTGAAGGCCTGGGCCAGCTGCTGCAGACCGTGCGGCGCATCAAGCAGTCCCTTAACCCGCCGTTGAAGATCGCCGGCATTCTGCTGACCATGTTTGACCAGCGCACCAACCTCTCCAACCAGGTTACCGAGGACGCTGAAAACCATTTTGCCGACCTGGTATTTAAAACACGGATTCCCAGAAACGTGCGGCTGGGCGAGGCCCCCAGTTTCGGGCTGCCCATTCTGCTTTACGACCCCGCCTCGGCCGGCTCAAAAAGTTATATGGCCCTGGCAAGGGAGCTGATAAAACGAGACCAAGGGTGA
- a CDS encoding ParB/RepB/Spo0J family partition protein, translating into MKKKGPVKKNKEQPREPKKKRALGRGLDALFPEMSRADAAGGDYFYCDLDVISSNRFQPRSRFSEEELAALAESIKKEGVIQPVIVRKTDTGYELVAGERRLRAARLAGLSQVPVVVRDISDQQHLVYSIVENVQREDLNPLEEAQGYHMLVNTFGFSQEEVAAAVGKNRSTVANMLRLRNLPDPIKERITDGSISTGHARALLAAKTPQQQNTIFQAILAKGLSVRQAEAMVKAPDKAGSSSSAGPLKKPAPADAAHFADMTESLARIFGTRVRIQRKGKRGKIEIEFYSDADLDRVLELLLNI; encoded by the coding sequence ATGAAAAAAAAGGGACCTGTCAAAAAGAACAAAGAGCAGCCCCGGGAGCCGAAAAAGAAACGGGCCCTGGGCCGGGGCCTGGACGCCCTGTTTCCGGAGATGTCCCGGGCCGATGCCGCCGGAGGGGACTATTTTTATTGTGATCTGGACGTTATTTCTTCCAACCGGTTTCAGCCCCGGTCCCGTTTTTCAGAAGAGGAGCTTGCCGCCCTGGCCGAGTCCATCAAAAAAGAGGGCGTGATTCAGCCGGTGATTGTCCGGAAAACCGACACCGGCTACGAGCTGGTGGCCGGCGAACGCCGGCTCCGGGCCGCCCGGCTGGCCGGTCTCTCCCAGGTGCCGGTGGTGGTGAGGGACATCTCGGACCAGCAGCACCTGGTCTACTCCATCGTGGAAAACGTGCAGCGCGAGGACCTGAATCCGCTGGAAGAGGCCCAGGGGTATCACATGCTGGTAAACACCTTCGGGTTTTCCCAGGAGGAGGTGGCCGCGGCCGTGGGCAAGAACCGGTCCACCGTGGCCAACATGCTGCGGCTGCGCAACCTGCCCGACCCCATCAAGGAACGCATCACCGACGGGTCCATCAGCACGGGACATGCCCGGGCCCTGCTGGCGGCCAAAACCCCCCAGCAGCAGAACACCATTTTTCAGGCCATCCTGGCCAAAGGTCTTTCCGTGCGCCAGGCCGAGGCCATGGTCAAGGCGCCGGACAAGGCCGGTTCGTCTTCATCCGCAGGGCCCCTGAAAAAGCCGGCCCCGGCGGACGCGGCCCATTTTGCCGACATGACGGAAAGCCTGGCCCGAATCTTCGGTACCCGGGTCCGCATTCAGCGGAAAGGCAAGCGGGGAAAGATCGAGATCGAGTTTTACAGCGACGCCGACCTGGACCGGGTTCTGGAACTGCTGCTGAATATCTGA
- a CDS encoding NYN domain-containing protein — translation MSLHIIIDGYNLIRQSPVLSRIEQENLQAGREALVASLVSYKRIKAHTITVVFDGTDAPSYYSHRDRVGGIDVRFSGPGQTADSVIRKMAAEKREKALVVSSDRGITDFAQSAGAAIIASREFEDRMAQAMMMDAAGMAEEDGAFSPWSGTTKKKGPGHRLSKKQRKSRTKAEKL, via the coding sequence ATGTCCCTTCACATCATCATCGACGGGTACAACCTGATTCGCCAGTCTCCGGTGCTGAGCCGCATTGAGCAGGAGAATCTTCAGGCCGGCCGGGAGGCCCTGGTGGCCAGCCTTGTCTCCTATAAACGGATCAAGGCCCATACCATCACCGTGGTGTTTGACGGCACGGACGCGCCTTCCTACTATTCCCACAGGGACCGGGTGGGCGGTATTGACGTGCGGTTTTCCGGGCCGGGCCAGACCGCCGACAGCGTGATCCGGAAAATGGCGGCGGAAAAACGGGAAAAGGCCCTGGTGGTCAGCTCGGACCGGGGCATTACCGATTTTGCCCAGTCCGCCGGTGCCGCCATTATCGCGTCCCGCGAATTTGAAGACCGCATGGCCCAGGCCATGATGATGGATGCCGCCGGCATGGCAGAGGAAGACGGGGCTTTTTCTCCCTGGTCCGGCACCACGAAAAAAAAAGGCCCTGGTCACAGACTCTCCAAAAAGCAGAGGAAAAGCCGGACCAAGGCGGAAAAGCTGTGA
- a CDS encoding multiheme c-type cytochrome — translation MKTTVKWFAVAVVCLLAGTAWAADGSADMSKEKEFRIERSISEAGIACIQCHKREHPGLFADWANSRHANANITCIDCHQAQEHDADVSKAHYTQYENSKDPWAQKKYRVPVSAVVTPKDCSRCHPNEAEQYAKSKHANTIEIIWKIDPWLNDGMNSDLERTSGCFYCHGTVLEKDRDGNLTPETWPNVGVGRINLDGSKGSCTSCHTRHRFSLMEARKPEACGQCHLGPDHPQIEIYTESKHGAMYAAFADEYNWTAAPGTWSPGVDFRSPTCASCHMSGAGAVRTTHDVTERLSWELQAPLTVRPEDFAAFPAKTNWQQEREKMQAICMQCHGKTWVVDHYEKTDKVVNEYNEVYFKPAKAMLDSLYEKGLLDKSRFFDEALEVEYYELWHHEGRRARMGTAMMAPDYAWWHGFYECKNRYNRFMEEARHLIETGQKAYKYPDFPNATGSTEKPKAVFPKQ, via the coding sequence ATGAAAACAACGGTAAAATGGTTTGCGGTTGCTGTTGTGTGCCTGCTGGCGGGTACGGCATGGGCTGCCGACGGTTCGGCGGACATGAGCAAGGAAAAGGAGTTCCGCATCGAGCGCAGCATCTCCGAGGCGGGCATCGCCTGTATTCAGTGCCACAAGCGGGAACATCCCGGCCTGTTTGCCGACTGGGCCAACAGCCGGCACGCCAACGCCAACATCACCTGCATCGACTGTCACCAGGCCCAGGAACATGATGCGGACGTGAGCAAGGCCCACTACACCCAGTATGAAAATTCAAAAGACCCCTGGGCTCAGAAGAAATACCGGGTACCGGTCAGCGCCGTGGTCACGCCCAAGGACTGTTCCCGGTGCCATCCCAACGAGGCTGAGCAGTACGCGAAAAGCAAACACGCCAACACCATCGAAATCATCTGGAAGATCGACCCCTGGCTCAATGACGGTATGAACAGCGACCTGGAGCGGACCTCAGGTTGTTTTTACTGCCACGGCACGGTGCTGGAAAAGGACAGGGACGGCAACCTGACCCCGGAGACCTGGCCCAATGTGGGGGTGGGCCGGATCAACCTGGACGGCAGCAAGGGAAGTTGCACCAGTTGCCACACCCGCCACCGCTTCTCCCTGATGGAAGCCAGAAAACCCGAGGCCTGCGGCCAGTGCCACCTGGGCCCGGACCATCCCCAGATTGAGATCTATACCGAGTCCAAGCACGGCGCCATGTACGCGGCCTTTGCCGACGAATACAACTGGACCGCCGCCCCCGGCACCTGGAGCCCGGGCGTGGATTTTCGCAGCCCCACCTGCGCCTCCTGTCACATGTCCGGCGCGGGCGCGGTGCGCACCACCCATGACGTGACCGAACGGCTCTCCTGGGAACTTCAGGCCCCCCTCACCGTTCGGCCCGAAGATTTCGCGGCCTTTCCCGCAAAAACCAACTGGCAGCAGGAGCGGGAAAAGATGCAGGCTATCTGCATGCAGTGCCACGGCAAGACCTGGGTGGTTGATCATTATGAAAAAACCGACAAGGTGGTCAACGAGTATAACGAGGTTTACTTCAAACCGGCCAAGGCCATGCTCGACTCCCTGTATGAAAAGGGGCTGCTGGACAAGAGCCGCTTTTTCGACGAGGCCCTGGAGGTGGAGTATTATGAACTGTGGCACCACGAAGGCCGCCGGGCCCGCATGGGAACGGCCATGATGGCGCCGGACTACGCCTGGTGGCACGGCTTCTACGAGTGCAAAAACCGGTACAACCGGTTTATGGAAGAGGCCCGCCACCTGATCGAGACCGGCCAGAAGGCTTACAAATACCCGGATTTTCCCAATGCCACGGGATCCACGGAAAAGCCCAAAGCGGTGTTTCCGAAACAATAA
- a CDS encoding NapC/NirT family cytochrome c — MKKHIKGLILIGVGVLLGFPVFSMTYYTMVRTSTPEFCASCHEIQPAVDAWRTSTHVNNAQGFVADCMDCHLPAPHNTADFFYTKTLHGLKDVIAHFVMDEYDREENREKAYASFKNDQCMKCHRNILYIPDKRGAMLAHRDVVNALPGREKRCVDCHRDLVHNTVEFYQYKQFKKL, encoded by the coding sequence ATGAAAAAACACATCAAAGGCCTGATTCTCATCGGCGTCGGTGTGCTTCTGGGCTTTCCGGTCTTCAGCATGACCTATTACACCATGGTACGGACCTCCACCCCGGAGTTCTGCGCCTCGTGCCACGAGATTCAGCCGGCGGTGGATGCCTGGCGCACCTCCACCCACGTAAACAACGCCCAGGGGTTTGTGGCGGACTGTATGGACTGTCACCTGCCCGCCCCCCACAACACCGCCGACTTTTTTTACACCAAGACCCTGCACGGCCTCAAGGACGTGATCGCCCATTTTGTGATGGACGAATATGACCGTGAAGAAAACAGGGAAAAGGCCTATGCCTCATTTAAAAACGACCAGTGCATGAAGTGTCACCGCAACATTCTCTATATTCCGGACAAGCGGGGCGCCATGCTGGCCCACCGGGACGTGGTCAACGCCCTGCCCGGCCGGGAAAAACGGTGCGTGGACTGCCACCGGGACCTGGTGCACAACACGGTTGAATTTTATCAATACAAGCAGTTCAAAAAGCTGTAA
- the rsmA gene encoding 16S rRNA (adenine(1518)-N(6)/adenine(1519)-N(6))-dimethyltransferase RsmA, giving the protein MTSPRTILSGHDIAPKKSLGQNFLCDPQAAEMIVRKCGLSKADVVVEVGPGTGALTIPAAGQAAWVYAIETDGRLIEPLKETVRAAGLDNVTVLHRDIMKTDIREICREAGRKLVVLGNLPYYISSQILMDLVEKREAVDRAVLMFQQELARRIAAPPGNREYGRISVALRYCAELSTVARLKPNLFFPRPGVDSEVVRIVFRPWPGNRDCDEALFFAMIKSAFATRRKTIKNALSAGMTKISPSAWEELLVRADVAPTVRAETLDVGDFLNICRHYKAMSGNISTKEA; this is encoded by the coding sequence ATGACCTCTCCCAGAACCATTCTGTCCGGCCACGACATTGCGCCCAAGAAGAGCCTTGGCCAGAACTTTCTCTGCGACCCCCAGGCCGCGGAAATGATTGTGAGAAAATGCGGGCTTTCAAAAGCGGACGTGGTGGTGGAGGTGGGGCCGGGCACCGGGGCACTGACCATTCCGGCTGCCGGGCAGGCGGCGTGGGTTTACGCCATTGAGACAGACGGCCGGCTGATCGAACCGTTAAAAGAGACGGTAAGGGCCGCCGGCCTGGACAACGTGACAGTGCTGCATAGAGATATTATGAAAACCGATATTCGGGAGATATGCCGGGAGGCCGGCCGAAAACTGGTGGTGCTGGGAAACCTTCCTTATTATATCTCCTCCCAGATTCTCATGGACCTGGTGGAAAAGCGGGAGGCCGTGGACCGTGCCGTGCTGATGTTCCAGCAGGAGCTGGCCCGGCGCATCGCGGCCCCGCCCGGCAACAGGGAGTACGGCCGGATCTCCGTGGCCCTTCGCTATTGCGCGGAGTTGAGCACCGTGGCCCGGCTGAAGCCCAATCTTTTTTTTCCCCGGCCCGGCGTGGATTCCGAGGTGGTGCGTATTGTTTTTCGCCCCTGGCCCGGGAACAGGGATTGCGACGAGGCGCTCTTTTTTGCTATGATCAAGTCCGCTTTTGCAACGCGGCGCAAAACCATTAAAAATGCCCTGTCCGCGGGAATGACGAAAATTTCCCCATCCGCCTGGGAAGAACTGCTGGTCCGGGCCGACGTTGCGCCCACGGTAAGGGCTGAGACACTGGATGTGGGCGATTTTTTAAACATCTGCCGGCATTACAAAGCAATGTCGGGCAACATTTCAACAAAGGAGGCGTAA
- a CDS encoding radical SAM protein yields MTDKSSNASFIYGPVPSRRLGRSLGVDLIPLKLCTYDCIYCQLGKSSSKTVKRLPYRDADTVLAQLFERLEKIDRPDCITIAGSGEPTLNSDIGAVIAGIKQKTDIPVVVLTNGSLLSDPEVQSDLLAADMVIPSLDAWNPEMFASINRPYRTVDFTTMTEGLVSFSKAYGGQLWLEIFIMDGINASVDDARAFKPLVDRINPAVVYVNTAVRPPEESFVKQASPAMIENFYRTLGRAHQKDVVFDGTGPAEGSGNVATDIVEMVARRPVTATDIAAGLNLPEAAVRPHIEQLVAEGRLEAVPKGDRVYFRTP; encoded by the coding sequence ATGACAGACAAAAGCAGCAACGCTTCTTTTATCTATGGACCGGTGCCCTCCCGGAGGCTGGGCCGCTCCCTGGGCGTGGACCTGATTCCCCTCAAGCTCTGCACCTATGATTGTATTTACTGCCAGCTTGGAAAATCGTCATCCAAAACCGTCAAGCGGCTGCCCTACCGGGACGCCGACACTGTGCTGGCCCAGCTTTTCGAGCGGCTGGAAAAAATCGACCGGCCCGACTGCATCACCATTGCCGGGTCCGGAGAGCCCACACTCAACAGCGATATCGGCGCGGTTATTGCGGGAATCAAGCAGAAAACCGACATACCGGTGGTGGTGCTGACCAACGGGTCCTTGCTTTCCGATCCGGAAGTGCAAAGCGACCTGTTGGCGGCGGACATGGTGATTCCCTCTCTGGACGCGTGGAACCCGGAAATGTTTGCATCCATCAACCGGCCCTACCGCACCGTTGATTTTACCACCATGACGGAAGGGCTGGTGTCGTTTTCAAAAGCCTATGGCGGGCAGCTGTGGCTGGAGATTTTTATCATGGACGGCATCAACGCGTCCGTGGACGATGCCCGGGCCTTCAAGCCCCTGGTGGACCGGATCAACCCGGCCGTGGTTTACGTGAACACGGCGGTGCGGCCCCCGGAAGAATCCTTTGTAAAACAGGCTTCTCCGGCCATGATTGAGAACTTTTACCGGACACTGGGCCGGGCCCATCAGAAGGATGTGGTATTTGACGGGACCGGACCGGCTGAAGGCTCCGGCAACGTGGCGACCGATATCGTGGAGATGGTGGCCCGCCGGCCGGTAACCGCGACAGATATTGCCGCGGGCCTGAACCTGCCGGAGGCGGCGGTGCGTCCCCACATTGAGCAACTGGTGGCCGAAGGCCGGCTGGAGGCCGTTCCAAAAGGCGACCGGGTCTATTTTCGAACACCGTGA
- a CDS encoding tetratricopeptide repeat protein: MRFALIPVLALMLATGACAGKKAEVNLGDESVTAARNTVQKAVADYSAGCNELALRELNRAHELFTLADDVAGVAMCMNNMGTVYRAADDPVSAAAFFDEAFSLYQGLGDRQGALQALANKATVLTETGDYDGAGAVLDRADALAPDLAKNFLPLLNNRGVLLAKQGALEEAEAVLRKALGGTTQDTLSGHATVNASLGNLMQQQDRYAEALAFFQSALEADTRLAYYRGMADDLAAMAECGAALGNNDQAVEWLKRSIKITALTGDTIRAHNRFETLVALAEKEQTDITIFSHLVKQWLKGDRVRSYCR, encoded by the coding sequence ATGAGATTCGCACTTATTCCCGTACTGGCCCTGATGCTGGCAACAGGGGCCTGCGCGGGCAAAAAAGCCGAGGTCAACCTTGGTGACGAGTCGGTGACAGCGGCCAGGAACACCGTGCAGAAGGCGGTCGCCGATTACAGTGCCGGGTGCAACGAACTGGCCCTTCGGGAGCTGAACCGGGCCCATGAGCTGTTCACCCTGGCCGATGACGTGGCTGGAGTGGCCATGTGCATGAACAACATGGGCACCGTCTACCGGGCCGCGGATGACCCTGTGTCTGCCGCGGCCTTTTTTGATGAGGCCTTTTCCCTCTACCAGGGTCTGGGCGACAGGCAGGGCGCGCTTCAGGCGTTGGCCAACAAGGCGACGGTGCTGACGGAGACCGGGGACTATGACGGTGCCGGCGCGGTGCTGGACAGGGCCGACGCCCTGGCGCCGGACCTTGCAAAGAATTTTTTGCCCCTGCTCAACAACAGGGGCGTGCTGCTGGCCAAACAGGGGGCACTTGAGGAAGCAGAGGCGGTGCTGCGAAAGGCACTGGGCGGCACAACGCAGGACACCCTTTCCGGCCATGCCACTGTCAACGCCAGCCTGGGCAATCTTATGCAGCAGCAGGACCGTTATGCCGAAGCGCTCGCTTTTTTCCAATCCGCCCTGGAGGCCGACACCCGGCTTGCCTATTACCGGGGCATGGCCGACGACCTGGCGGCCATGGCCGAATGCGGCGCGGCCCTGGGTAACAATGACCAGGCCGTTGAATGGCTCAAGCGCAGCATCAAGATAACGGCCCTCACCGGCGATACTATTCGTGCCCACAACCGGTTTGAAACCCTGGTTGCCCTGGCTGAAAAAGAGCAGACCGACATCACCATCTTCAGCCACCTGGTAAAGCAGTGGCTGAAGGGCGACCGGGTGAGAAGCTACTGCCGATAA
- a CDS encoding mechanosensitive ion channel family protein: protein MESLLHVLTDSTGLSALGTGAVLLLAGVLAYYVARLVLIRVIHRLARKTQFQWDDVLVEMGVFSALAFFAPAVVVSYGVRIFPEFDQTLVHNGLTVYLTIVTLGLISRTLNAGLAIYEQFPVSVRRPLKGYVQLVKIFVFIIGVVVALALLLGMSPWKLVSGIGAMTAVIMLIFKDTILSFVASIQIAGNDLFRKGDWIEMSAMGADGDVIDIALHTVKVQNWDKTIVSIPTHKFLDHTFKNWRGMQEAKGRRIKRSVLIDQSSIGFLEGRVLERVKKIGLLSGYLEKKEKELAECNRDITDTDTLPLNGRRLTNIGTLRAYVRAYLEHHPKIRQDMTLLVRHLQPEADAGLPLEIYAFTSDTAWADYEAVQADIFDHILAVLPLFGLRAYQRNALVDARSSAHTE, encoded by the coding sequence ATGGAAAGTTTGTTGCATGTGTTGACTGATTCGACCGGCTTGAGCGCTCTGGGCACGGGGGCGGTTCTGCTTCTGGCGGGTGTGCTGGCCTATTATGTTGCCAGGCTGGTTCTCATTCGGGTTATTCACCGCCTGGCCAGAAAGACCCAGTTCCAGTGGGATGATGTGCTGGTGGAGATGGGCGTGTTTTCCGCGCTGGCGTTTTTTGCGCCGGCCGTGGTTGTGTCTTATGGTGTGCGGATTTTCCCGGAATTCGACCAAACCCTTGTCCATAACGGGTTGACCGTCTATCTCACCATCGTGACCCTGGGGCTGATCAGCAGGACCCTCAACGCGGGCCTGGCCATTTACGAACAGTTTCCCGTGTCCGTGCGCCGGCCGCTGAAGGGGTATGTCCAGCTGGTCAAGATTTTTGTTTTTATCATCGGTGTTGTCGTGGCCCTGGCCCTCCTGCTGGGAATGTCGCCCTGGAAGCTGGTTTCCGGTATCGGGGCCATGACGGCCGTGATCATGCTGATTTTCAAGGACACCATTCTCTCTTTTGTGGCCAGTATTCAGATCGCCGGCAACGATCTTTTTCGCAAAGGGGACTGGATTGAGATGTCCGCCATGGGAGCGGACGGGGACGTGATCGATATCGCCCTGCACACGGTAAAGGTCCAGAACTGGGACAAGACCATCGTCTCCATTCCCACCCACAAGTTTTTAGACCATACCTTTAAAAACTGGCGGGGCATGCAGGAGGCCAAAGGCCGCCGGATCAAGCGGTCGGTGCTGATCGACCAGTCCAGCATCGGGTTTCTGGAGGGCCGTGTCCTGGAGCGGGTCAAAAAAATCGGGTTGCTTTCCGGTTACCTGGAAAAGAAAGAAAAAGAGCTGGCCGAATGCAACAGGGATATAACGGACACCGATACCCTGCCGTTAAACGGCCGGCGGCTGACCAATATCGGAACATTGCGTGCCTACGTCCGGGCCTACCTGGAACATCATCCGAAGATCCGGCAGGACATGACCCTTCTGGTGCGTCATCTTCAGCCCGAGGCCGACGCCGGCCTGCCCCTGGAGATATACGCGTTTACATCGGACACGGCCTGGGCCGATTACGAGGCGGTGCAGGCGGATATCTTCGACCATATCCTGGCCGTCCTGCCCCTGTTCGGACTGCGGGCCTACCAGCGGAACGCCCTTGTAGACGCCCGATCAAGCGCGCATACGGAATAA